In the Pseudonocardia cypriaca genome, one interval contains:
- a CDS encoding ATP-binding protein, protein MTTVAASAPRRMLALAAYWVLLAGCAVLSLLSLAAGAIGWLASQDPLIDWLGVQGVLDYGLSTLSIVVAGALVAGRDKNWSTRLLLLAMVASAGAFNVQAIATVMVADLATGLQIGLLHQELLPGVAIAAYILALLVFPPEREPRAAGRALTTPVAVGAGVLLLTGLGTALLPPIVSCVLFLGFIGPVVGVMALPGHIRGAPTATARTQARLLFSVVAVVSAIAIVLAVITLLMWATGLGSLLHLAAPATGVGGSDGGEPTALLFWFSRLAAVSIAGAVFVATRPGGLWNVERLFSRGLAVGLTTALVGGGYCVVRSTTSLLVEDGALAPVVLATVLAAVTLRPAYVRAERWTDQLLFGTRPTPYSVLAGVTALSRVTATDAPDLARVAEAVGRGLGAATCRLTVTRPGLRDRSYTWSEGKEHGPGELVEVAVRHGTEVIGTLAVDYAAVAGLQEQRRHLLEDVADSLGAVLQASRYGIELERQLRAALAHASEIAASRRAVVAEMDGERRRIERDLHDGAQHHLVSLRLTLGLVEHQLATAQFDKARERLEQVADQIDMAESVLAETATGVSSPLLAEVGLLRALEKELAGGQPPVEVNANAVNGNGRFPHDVESAVYFCCLEAVNNARKHAEGATIAVRLSTEGSRLRFRVQDDGPGWDQSRVTESPGRGLRNVATRISAVGGRIEVRSASGEGTTVEGFVPLPEPVAPQVPLPAERPVPARSHPASALPLLDQVREAVREALERYRDTEHVDVVRAFAERLDAPLRISVPGADGGPPALLEALAALDPPDGAPMLAGAALVDAAPPADALVLLLRRGADGDVQLPDLPGGSPLHRPAHAVGALAVEGPIDASARGAAAECAARPDVRRLCHVVVPVAPALARAAAELSDEQHCALQARATAQPGHAVEGVAVAAGATTGAPSALRAPARVPVQARPLPFGPAAVAFAVAAIRSGRAPTREALAAALVQGSGLPLLRELVSERLVRRADALKARSVLLALEDLVRVAPPPEGGHSLRYQLDRIRAEAHALVEFDVVDALREGKADLPDGERHAAERLLGAAGSDPRTRLGLDRDAGRAEIVAAAAEQLAGWQRRAANPLSGVDLRRTADVLLQVCERMLVSEGELTRTRG, encoded by the coding sequence GTGACCACCGTGGCCGCGAGCGCTCCGAGACGCATGCTCGCCCTCGCGGCTTACTGGGTGCTACTGGCCGGCTGCGCCGTGCTGTCGCTGCTGTCGCTCGCCGCCGGTGCGATCGGATGGCTGGCGAGCCAGGACCCGTTGATCGACTGGCTCGGGGTGCAGGGCGTCCTCGACTACGGCCTCAGCACGCTCTCGATCGTGGTCGCGGGCGCGTTGGTCGCCGGGAGGGACAAGAACTGGTCGACCCGGCTGCTGCTGCTGGCGATGGTCGCCTCGGCGGGGGCCTTCAACGTGCAGGCGATCGCCACGGTCATGGTGGCCGACCTGGCGACGGGCCTGCAGATCGGCCTGCTCCACCAGGAGTTGCTGCCGGGCGTGGCGATCGCGGCGTACATCCTCGCGCTGCTGGTCTTCCCGCCGGAGCGAGAGCCGCGCGCCGCCGGGCGGGCCCTCACCACACCGGTGGCCGTCGGGGCCGGCGTGCTACTGCTGACCGGACTCGGCACAGCGCTGCTGCCGCCCATCGTGAGCTGCGTGCTGTTCCTCGGGTTCATCGGGCCGGTCGTCGGCGTCATGGCCCTGCCGGGTCACATCAGGGGTGCACCGACGGCGACGGCGCGCACCCAGGCGCGGTTGCTGTTCAGCGTGGTCGCGGTCGTCTCCGCCATCGCGATCGTGCTCGCGGTGATCACATTGCTGATGTGGGCGACCGGGTTGGGCAGCCTGCTCCACCTGGCCGCCCCGGCCACAGGCGTGGGTGGGTCCGACGGCGGCGAGCCGACCGCCCTGCTGTTCTGGTTCTCCCGGCTCGCCGCCGTCTCGATCGCCGGTGCGGTGTTCGTCGCGACCCGGCCGGGCGGTCTGTGGAACGTGGAGCGCCTGTTCAGCCGCGGGCTCGCGGTTGGGCTCACGACAGCACTGGTCGGTGGCGGCTACTGCGTCGTGCGCAGCACGACGAGTCTGCTGGTCGAGGACGGTGCGCTCGCCCCGGTCGTGCTCGCGACCGTTCTGGCGGCGGTGACGCTGCGGCCCGCCTACGTGCGGGCCGAACGGTGGACCGACCAGCTCCTCTTCGGCACCCGGCCCACCCCGTACAGCGTGCTCGCCGGCGTCACGGCGCTCTCCCGCGTCACCGCGACCGACGCTCCCGACCTGGCGCGGGTGGCGGAGGCCGTCGGGCGCGGGCTCGGGGCCGCCACCTGCCGGCTGACGGTCACCCGGCCCGGGCTGCGCGACCGCAGCTACACCTGGTCCGAGGGGAAGGAGCACGGTCCGGGCGAGCTCGTCGAGGTGGCGGTCCGCCACGGGACGGAAGTCATCGGCACGCTCGCGGTGGACTACGCGGCCGTCGCCGGCCTGCAGGAGCAGCGGCGACACCTGCTGGAGGACGTCGCCGACAGCCTCGGCGCCGTGCTGCAGGCGAGCCGGTACGGCATCGAGCTGGAGCGCCAGCTGCGGGCCGCCCTCGCGCACGCGAGTGAGATCGCCGCTTCGCGCCGCGCCGTCGTCGCCGAGATGGACGGGGAGCGGCGACGGATCGAGCGGGACCTGCACGACGGCGCGCAGCACCACCTGGTGTCGCTGCGGCTCACCCTCGGCCTGGTCGAGCACCAGTTGGCCACGGCGCAGTTCGACAAGGCACGGGAGCGGCTCGAGCAGGTCGCCGACCAGATCGACATGGCCGAGTCGGTCCTCGCGGAGACCGCCACGGGGGTGTCGTCGCCGCTGCTCGCCGAGGTGGGGCTCCTCAGGGCGCTGGAGAAGGAGCTGGCGGGCGGGCAGCCACCGGTCGAGGTGAACGCGAACGCCGTGAACGGCAACGGCCGGTTCCCCCACGACGTCGAGTCGGCGGTGTACTTCTGCTGCCTGGAGGCGGTGAACAACGCGCGCAAGCACGCGGAGGGCGCCACGATCGCGGTGCGCCTGTCCACCGAGGGCAGCCGGCTGCGCTTCCGCGTGCAGGACGACGGCCCGGGCTGGGACCAGAGCCGCGTGACGGAGTCGCCCGGGCGCGGCCTGCGCAACGTCGCCACCCGGATCAGCGCGGTGGGCGGGCGGATCGAGGTGCGGTCCGCTTCCGGAGAGGGCACCACGGTGGAGGGCTTCGTGCCCCTGCCCGAACCCGTCGCGCCGCAGGTTCCGCTCCCGGCGGAGCGCCCCGTCCCGGCGCGCTCCCACCCCGCGTCGGCGCTGCCCCTCCTCGACCAGGTGCGCGAGGCGGTGCGGGAGGCGCTGGAGCGCTACCGGGACACCGAGCACGTCGACGTCGTCCGGGCGTTCGCCGAGCGGCTCGACGCACCGCTGCGGATCTCGGTGCCGGGTGCCGACGGCGGGCCGCCCGCCCTCCTGGAGGCGCTCGCCGCGCTCGATCCGCCGGACGGCGCCCCGATGCTCGCCGGCGCGGCGCTGGTCGATGCCGCGCCACCGGCCGACGCGCTCGTACTGCTGCTCCGGCGCGGCGCCGACGGTGACGTGCAGCTGCCCGACCTGCCCGGTGGGTCCCCGCTGCACCGTCCCGCCCACGCCGTCGGCGCCCTCGCCGTCGAGGGACCGATCGACGCGTCGGCGCGCGGCGCGGCGGCCGAGTGCGCGGCCCGGCCCGACGTCCGCCGGCTGTGCCACGTGGTGGTGCCCGTTGCCCCGGCCCTCGCGCGGGCCGCTGCCGAGCTCTCCGACGAGCAGCACTGCGCGCTGCAGGCCCGGGCAACCGCGCAGCCGGGACACGCGGTCGAGGGCGTCGCCGTGGCGGCGGGCGCCACCACCGGTGCGCCGTCCGCCCTGCGCGCCCCGGCGCGCGTGCCCGTGCAGGCGAGGCCACTGCCCTTCGGGCCCGCGGCCGTGGCGTTCGCCGTGGCGGCGATCCGGTCCGGGCGGGCGCCGACGCGGGAGGCGCTCGCCGCCGCGCTGGTGCAGGGGAGCGGCCTGCCCCTGTTGCGCGAGCTGGTGAGCGAGCGGCTGGTCCGGCGGGCGGACGCTCTGAAGGCGCGTTCGGTGCTGCTGGCCCTCGAAGACCTCGTCCGAGTCGCGCCGCCGCCGGAGGGCGGCCACTCGCTGCGCTACCAGCTGGACCGGATCAGGGCCGAGGCGCACGCGCTGGTGGAGTTCGACGTCGTGGACGCGCTGCGGGAAGGGAAGGCCGATCTCCCCGACGGCGAGCGGCACGCCGCCGAGCGGTTGCTGGGCGCAGCAGGCTCCGATCCCCGCACCCGGCTCGGGCTGGATCGCGACGCCGGACGGGCGGAGATCGTGGCGGCGGCCGCGGAGCAGCTGGCCGGCTGGCAGCGCCGCGCGGCGAACCCGCTCTCCGGAGTCGATCTGCGGAGGACGGCGGACGTCCTCCTCCAGGTGTGCGAGCGGATGCTCGTGAGCGAAGGCGAGCTCACCCGTACGCGCGGGTGA
- a CDS encoding FAD-binding oxidoreductase: protein MNGIENVTGPVFRPGDAGFDEQLAGYQAAHPHRPDLVVGAESSDDVRAAVRHAADHGLPVAVETSGHGRAAPLSGGVLISTRRMDAVRIDPATHLARVEAGTRWEQVVAAAAEHGLVPPSGTSPESGVVGYTLGGGIGVLARELGWASDRVRSVDLVTADGRLRHVTAESEPELFRVLRGAGHGLGVVTAMEIELVPGGRIHGGSLAVAGEHVRALLDAYREWTAGLPDGLTSSIGALPYPDLPMVPEHLRGRYVAQVRIASSGSAEETDRLVAPLRAAVPTTGTLGELPYAQATTIFNEPADPHPYTGTNAMLRELDPAVAEAMLDITGPDAPVMCVLGLRHLGGALARPPAVPDAVAHRDAPYLLQVLSLVDGTDVPGRLHGELMDAVAPWTAGRTPNFRFGKQAATAWPIEVPGRADLEAELDPKGLFR from the coding sequence ATGAACGGGATCGAGAACGTGACAGGGCCGGTGTTCCGGCCCGGGGACGCCGGGTTCGACGAGCAACTCGCCGGATACCAGGCCGCGCACCCGCACCGCCCGGACCTCGTCGTCGGGGCGGAGAGCTCGGACGACGTCCGGGCCGCGGTGCGCCACGCCGCAGACCACGGGCTCCCGGTGGCGGTGGAGACCAGCGGCCACGGGCGGGCGGCGCCGCTCTCGGGCGGCGTGCTGATCAGCACGCGGCGGATGGACGCTGTTCGCATCGACCCGGCCACCCACCTCGCGCGGGTCGAGGCCGGCACGCGCTGGGAACAGGTGGTCGCGGCGGCCGCGGAGCACGGGCTCGTGCCGCCGAGCGGCACCTCACCGGAGTCGGGCGTGGTCGGCTACACGCTCGGCGGCGGCATCGGCGTGCTGGCCAGGGAGCTGGGATGGGCGAGCGACCGGGTCCGCAGCGTCGACCTCGTCACCGCCGACGGCCGGCTGCGGCACGTCACCGCCGAGTCGGAACCGGAGCTGTTCCGGGTGCTGCGCGGAGCCGGGCACGGCCTCGGTGTCGTGACGGCGATGGAGATCGAGCTCGTGCCGGGCGGGCGCATCCACGGCGGCTCGCTCGCCGTCGCGGGCGAGCACGTGCGGGCCCTGCTCGACGCCTACCGGGAGTGGACGGCCGGCCTGCCCGACGGCCTCACCTCGTCGATCGGTGCGCTGCCCTACCCCGACCTGCCGATGGTGCCCGAGCACCTGCGCGGCCGGTACGTCGCGCAGGTCCGGATCGCCTCCAGCGGCTCAGCGGAGGAGACCGATCGGCTGGTCGCGCCGCTGCGCGCGGCGGTGCCGACGACCGGCACGCTGGGCGAGCTGCCGTACGCGCAGGCCACGACGATCTTCAACGAGCCGGCGGACCCGCACCCCTACACCGGCACGAACGCGATGCTGCGCGAGCTCGACCCCGCCGTGGCGGAGGCCATGCTCGACATCACCGGTCCCGACGCGCCGGTCATGTGCGTGCTCGGGCTGCGGCACCTCGGCGGCGCACTGGCGCGCCCGCCCGCCGTCCCGGATGCCGTGGCCCACCGCGACGCGCCCTACCTGCTGCAGGTGCTCTCCCTGGTCGACGGCACGGACGTGCCGGGCCGCCTGCACGGGGAGCTGATGGACGCGGTGGCGCCGTGGACGGCGGGCCGCACCCCGAACTTCCGGTTCGGGAAGCAGGCGGCGACCGCGTGGCCGATCGAGGTGCCGGGCCGCGCGGACCTGGAGGCGGAGCTGGACCCGAAGGGCCTGTTCCGGTGA
- a CDS encoding Hsp70 family protein has translation MDLGTTFVAAALATNTRVEMFTLGDRSVVTPAVVYLHEDGALVSGDAATRRAVSSPDRIGREFKRRLGDPTPVMLGGTPYAVTALLGALLHDVLAKVTETEGAKPESVVLTHPANWGPFRRELFDEVPHVAGLTAPRMVTEPEAAAAHYAASRHLSDGETIAVYDLGGGTFDATVLRKHPNGIEILGIPEGIERLGGVDFDESILSHVNYVAGGALTELDMSDPQTSIALARLNQDCVLAKEALSVDTETTIPVFLPNRHFDVRLTRAEFEDMIRAPIESTIGTLVRTLRSANVDPSQLSAVLLVGGSSRIPLVSRMISEELGRPTVVDAHPKYAVALGAAALARAGGADVRSGAAGAAPPVGGFPTAVPTDARPDGGRPGEVPTAPAGPEFPQPRDAGEGSTPPFVTPIPVTEPPPAYPSYGHPPPPPGQVHGRPGTRPPFGPPPPPATGGGRGRERRVLLVVAAVVAVLAVLGGLAYVAVDRFWPGQQSPTAQPAPSEPAPAPAPEPEPATPGAPPPASSVAVPSIGATIPAGPTSGFVVISPNGRQAYVANRTEGVVTVIDTAVDRVTATIPVEAGPPQFLAFSPDGRTIYVSIWNEARTIVAVGVLDTTSNSIVATIPVRTRPYLAAVTRDGKLLYVPNHDSGTISVIDTATNEVTTEIKVAPNPHWIEFSNDGTRAYVANHESNVVSVLDMSNNAVLAEVPVDKSPHSVAVHPTRPLVANVNYDSGTVTMIDTNTEQVVARIPVGGNPQDITWHPDGRFAYTANVADHTVSVINADTMTVTATLPTGNSPTSVAVHPDGTTGYVSNLRDGTITLLNLAG, from the coding sequence GTGGACCTCGGAACGACTTTCGTCGCAGCCGCGCTTGCCACCAACACCCGTGTCGAGATGTTCACCCTCGGCGACCGCTCGGTGGTGACACCGGCCGTCGTGTACCTGCACGAGGACGGTGCCCTCGTCTCCGGCGACGCGGCCACCAGGAGAGCGGTCAGCAGCCCTGACCGGATCGGACGTGAGTTCAAGCGCCGCCTCGGCGACCCGACGCCGGTGATGCTCGGGGGCACGCCCTACGCGGTCACCGCCCTGCTCGGCGCCCTGTTGCACGACGTACTGGCCAAGGTCACCGAGACCGAGGGCGCGAAGCCGGAGAGCGTGGTGCTCACCCATCCGGCCAACTGGGGGCCGTTCCGCAGGGAGCTGTTCGACGAGGTCCCGCACGTCGCGGGGCTCACGGCACCGCGGATGGTCACGGAGCCCGAGGCCGCGGCGGCGCACTACGCCGCATCCCGCCACCTGTCCGACGGCGAGACCATCGCCGTGTACGACCTGGGCGGCGGCACGTTCGACGCCACCGTGCTGCGCAAGCACCCGAACGGCATCGAGATCCTCGGCATCCCGGAGGGGATCGAGCGCCTCGGCGGAGTCGACTTCGACGAGTCGATCCTCTCCCACGTCAACTACGTGGCGGGCGGCGCGCTCACCGAACTCGACATGAGCGACCCGCAGACCAGCATCGCGCTCGCCCGGCTGAACCAGGACTGCGTGCTGGCCAAGGAGGCGCTCTCGGTCGACACCGAGACGACGATCCCCGTGTTCCTGCCCAACCGGCACTTCGACGTGCGGCTGACGCGGGCCGAGTTCGAGGACATGATCCGGGCGCCGATCGAGTCCACGATCGGCACCCTCGTGCGCACGTTGCGCTCGGCGAACGTCGACCCGAGCCAACTCTCCGCCGTGCTGCTGGTCGGTGGGTCGTCGCGGATCCCGCTGGTGTCGCGGATGATCTCCGAGGAGCTGGGCCGTCCGACCGTCGTCGACGCGCACCCGAAGTACGCGGTGGCGCTGGGGGCGGCCGCACTGGCGCGCGCCGGTGGGGCCGACGTGCGCAGCGGCGCGGCAGGCGCCGCCCCGCCCGTCGGCGGGTTCCCGACGGCCGTTCCGACCGATGCCCGGCCCGACGGGGGACGTCCGGGAGAGGTCCCCACCGCGCCCGCCGGGCCCGAGTTCCCGCAGCCGCGTGACGCGGGCGAGGGGTCGACACCCCCGTTCGTGACACCGATCCCCGTAACCGAACCACCCCCCGCGTACCCGAGCTACGGACATCCACCGCCCCCTCCCGGACAGGTGCATGGTCGACCGGGGACCCGACCCCCCTTCGGACCACCGCCGCCTCCCGCCACCGGCGGCGGCCGGGGCCGCGAGCGGCGCGTGCTGCTCGTCGTGGCCGCGGTGGTCGCGGTGCTCGCCGTGCTCGGCGGGCTCGCCTACGTCGCCGTCGACCGGTTCTGGCCCGGCCAGCAGTCGCCCACCGCGCAGCCGGCGCCCTCGGAACCGGCGCCCGCTCCCGCGCCGGAGCCGGAACCGGCCACACCCGGGGCGCCGCCCCCCGCGTCGAGCGTTGCGGTGCCCTCGATCGGCGCGACGATCCCGGCCGGACCCACCTCCGGATTCGTCGTCATCTCACCGAACGGGCGCCAGGCCTACGTCGCGAACCGGACCGAAGGCGTCGTCACCGTCATCGACACCGCCGTTGACCGCGTGACCGCCACGATCCCGGTGGAGGCGGGCCCGCCGCAGTTCCTCGCGTTCTCCCCGGACGGCCGGACGATCTACGTCAGCATCTGGAACGAGGCGCGCACGATCGTCGCCGTCGGGGTGCTCGACACCACCAGCAACTCGATCGTCGCGACGATCCCCGTGCGCACCAGGCCGTACCTCGCCGCCGTTACCCGCGACGGGAAGCTGCTGTACGTGCCCAACCACGACTCCGGCACGATCTCCGTGATCGACACCGCGACCAACGAGGTGACGACCGAGATCAAGGTGGCGCCGAACCCGCACTGGATCGAGTTCTCGAACGACGGCACCCGCGCCTACGTCGCGAACCACGAGTCCAACGTGGTGTCCGTGCTCGACATGTCGAACAACGCCGTGCTCGCCGAGGTACCCGTCGACAAGAGCCCGCACAGCGTTGCGGTGCACCCGACACGGCCGCTGGTGGCCAACGTCAACTACGACTCCGGCACCGTCACGATGATCGACACGAACACCGAGCAGGTCGTCGCGCGGATCCCGGTCGGGGGCAACCCGCAGGACATCACGTGGCATCCGGACGGCCGGTTCGCCTACACCGCCAACGTCGCGGACCACACGGTTTCGGTGATCAACGCCGACACGATGACGGTGACGGCCACCCTCCCGACCGGCAACTCGCCCACGTCCGTCGCGGTGCACCCGGACGGGACCACGGGCTACGTCAGCAACCTCCGCGACGGCACGATCACGCTGCTGAACCTCGCGGGCTGA
- a CDS encoding histidine kinase, translating to MMLEPAQRAGDAPRSDSEQHAPSGPTLPGTRLPAPTPEARLHAEREQWRLRRGVERQLHDGAALRISALTLQLGLLRHRPADGDLDTAIDGVQDELHAVLQELRDVAGKIYPPLLDEAGLGPALREVADQVDSSVRVSASDDRFGPAAEGAAYFAVVGCLEAVAGDGPSGTAGLDVVVRREDDTLAVDVAGVELRHADAMLGAVRHLDGVIDVAGGPLVGTITVRIPCE from the coding sequence ATGATGCTCGAGCCAGCGCAGCGCGCCGGCGACGCTCCCCGTAGCGACTCCGAGCAGCACGCGCCTTCCGGACCGACGCTTCCCGGCACCCGGCTCCCGGCCCCCACGCCGGAGGCGCGCCTGCACGCCGAACGCGAACAGTGGCGGCTTCGCCGCGGCGTCGAACGCCAGCTGCACGACGGCGCCGCACTGCGGATCTCCGCGCTCACGCTGCAGCTCGGCCTCTTGCGACACCGCCCGGCCGACGGCGACCTGGACACCGCCATCGACGGCGTCCAGGACGAGCTGCACGCGGTGCTGCAGGAGCTGCGCGACGTCGCGGGCAAGATCTACCCGCCGCTGCTCGACGAGGCCGGCCTCGGACCGGCGCTGCGCGAGGTGGCCGACCAGGTGGACTCATCCGTGCGGGTGAGCGCCTCCGACGACCGCTTCGGGCCCGCGGCTGAGGGCGCCGCCTACTTCGCCGTGGTCGGGTGCCTGGAGGCCGTGGCCGGAGATGGGCCGTCCGGCACGGCCGGCCTCGACGTCGTCGTACGGCGGGAGGACGACACCCTCGCCGTGGACGTCGCCGGGGTCGAGCTGCGCCACGCCGACGCGATGCTGGGCGCCGTCCGGCACCTGGACGGCGTGATCGACGTGGCGGGTGGACCGCTCGTCGGCACGATCACTGTGAGGATCCCATGCGAGTAG
- a CDS encoding LuxR C-terminal-related transcriptional regulator, translated as MRVALAEDGALFREGLLMLLEAAGHEVVGSTADGDSLVKLLAEEPADIAILDIRMPPEPDGGLVTAERLRAAHPDMGLLFLSHYAESHYLMRILQIGTEAVGYRLKEKVGSVDVLSDTLTRISSGEIVIEPVLARRLVERPRGERKGTVSTLSERELDVLRLMAEGRSNNGIAGQLFVTAKAVEKHIASIFGKLNLHPDTTEHHRRVLAVLTYLRSQRDGE; from the coding sequence ATGCGAGTAGCACTTGCCGAGGACGGTGCCCTCTTCCGCGAGGGCCTGCTCATGCTGCTGGAGGCGGCGGGGCACGAGGTCGTGGGCAGCACCGCCGACGGCGACTCCCTCGTCAAGCTGCTGGCCGAGGAACCTGCGGACATCGCCATCCTCGACATCCGGATGCCGCCCGAACCCGACGGCGGCCTGGTCACGGCGGAACGCCTGCGCGCCGCGCACCCGGACATGGGGCTGCTGTTCCTGTCCCACTACGCCGAGTCGCACTACCTGATGCGCATCCTGCAGATCGGTACGGAGGCCGTCGGCTACCGCCTCAAGGAGAAGGTGGGCAGTGTCGATGTCCTCAGCGACACGCTCACGCGGATCAGCAGCGGTGAGATCGTCATCGAGCCGGTGCTCGCCAGGCGGCTGGTGGAGCGACCGCGCGGGGAGCGGAAGGGGACCGTCTCCACGCTGTCCGAGCGGGAGCTCGACGTGCTGCGCCTCATGGCGGAAGGCCGGTCCAACAACGGCATCGCGGGCCAGCTGTTCGTCACGGCGAAGGCGGTCGAGAAGCACATCGCCAGCATCTTCGGCAAGCTGAACCTGCACCCCGACACCACGGAACACCACCGGAGGGTGCTGGCCGTGCTCACTTACCTGCGCTCGCAGCGCGACGGCGAGTGA